One part of the Anaerolineales bacterium genome encodes these proteins:
- a CDS encoding MBL fold metallo-hydrolase, which produces MRKIKRNIYFESNYAGVSVGAFLFSGHTVLVDAPLKPEDGRAWLATLKDAGASPYMSLVQLDAHPDRTLGAQTLQADVLAHEEIARQFRRRAAVFKTVRQESGAEWESTPGLTGLRWILPRITFSHTAQMHFDDTQLHIQPRPGPGPDACWLLAPNEGVLFIGDVLTIDQPPFIGQADIPQWMEQLEELQSRQYKDYTIIAGRGGKAEARDAKQMHNLLKDMHGKLRGISRSKNASAEIEKLAAKYADRYKPSSKLRPLYIQRLRYGMQEYATRMLANAKRK; this is translated from the coding sequence ATGCGCAAGATCAAGCGCAATATCTACTTTGAAAGCAACTACGCCGGCGTGTCCGTCGGCGCCTTTTTGTTCTCTGGGCATACCGTGTTGGTCGACGCGCCGCTCAAGCCCGAAGACGGCCGCGCCTGGCTGGCGACCCTCAAGGATGCCGGCGCCAGCCCGTACATGAGCCTGGTGCAGCTCGACGCTCACCCTGATCGCACGCTGGGCGCCCAGACCCTGCAGGCGGACGTGCTGGCCCACGAAGAGATCGCTCGCCAGTTCCGCCGCCGCGCCGCGGTCTTCAAGACCGTTCGCCAGGAAAGCGGCGCCGAGTGGGAGAGCACGCCGGGGCTCACCGGCCTGCGCTGGATTCTGCCGCGCATCACTTTCTCACACACGGCGCAGATGCACTTTGACGACACCCAGCTGCATATCCAACCCCGGCCCGGGCCAGGCCCGGATGCGTGTTGGCTGCTGGCTCCCAACGAGGGCGTGCTATTCATAGGGGATGTCCTCACGATCGATCAGCCGCCCTTTATTGGCCAGGCAGATATCCCCCAGTGGATGGAACAGCTAGAAGAATTGCAATCGCGCCAGTACAAAGACTATACGATCATTGCCGGGCGGGGTGGCAAAGCTGAAGCGCGTGACGCCAAACAAATGCACAACCTTTTGAAAGACATGCACGGAAAGTTGCGCGGCATCAGCCGCAGCAAAAATGCATCCGCTGAAATTGAAAAGCTGGCCGCGAAATATGCTGATCGCTACAAGCCCAGCTCAAAACTGCGCCCACTCTACATCCAACGCTTACGTTACGGCATGCAAGAGTACGCGACCCGTATGCTGGCCAACGCCAAACGCAAATAG
- a CDS encoding iron ABC transporter permease: MHRLAHWLWLPPLVFLAVFYLYPLGSIFALSFQQGWQPALLQLLNDSAIHRVLGFTLWQALLSTVLTLALGLPAAYLLARYDFPGKRLLRAISGVPFVLPTLVVAAAFNAVLGPRGWFNQALVAMGQQPLELINTFTAILVAHVFYNTTIVLRMVGDFWSRLSPRIEQAASTLGANGWRVFTRVTLPMLAPALAAAALLVFIFNFTSFGVILVLGGPRFATLETEIYYQTVALFNLPTAALLAILQLLCTLALTIVYTRLSARVSRPVEQRAPRLRSLKAQPARWLSAVFLAALALFFVAPLGGLAARSVTRLETDRRQEAAAPGFTLDYYRALGDDPRNNIFFAPPLRAVQTSLVYAGATVALALFIGLPASWLLANEAAARSRLVRLLDPLLMLPLGTSALTLGLGFIVALDTPPLDLRASPLLVPLAHTLVALPFVVRSLVPALRSIRPRLRQAAAVLGAAPAQVLRTIDVPLVGRAILAAALFAFAISVGEFGATALIARPEYPTMPVLIYRLLAQPGALTYGQAMALSTLLMVFTGGGMLLIERLRIADVGEF, encoded by the coding sequence GTGCACAGACTGGCTCATTGGCTTTGGCTGCCGCCGCTGGTCTTTTTAGCGGTTTTCTATCTTTACCCGCTGGGCAGTATCTTCGCGCTCAGCTTTCAGCAAGGCTGGCAGCCAGCCTTGCTGCAGTTGCTGAATGACAGCGCCATCCATCGCGTATTGGGGTTTACCCTGTGGCAAGCCTTGCTGTCTACAGTGTTAACTCTGGCATTGGGCCTGCCGGCGGCCTACCTTTTGGCTCGCTATGACTTCCCTGGCAAGCGCTTGCTACGCGCCATAAGCGGCGTACCTTTTGTGCTGCCTACTTTGGTGGTCGCTGCAGCCTTCAACGCGGTGTTGGGGCCGCGCGGCTGGTTCAACCAGGCCTTGGTTGCCATGGGTCAGCAGCCGCTTGAGTTAATCAATACCTTCACTGCCATTCTTGTGGCGCATGTGTTTTACAACACCACCATCGTGCTACGCATGGTCGGTGATTTCTGGTCGCGCCTCAGCCCGCGCATTGAACAGGCGGCCAGCACGCTGGGGGCCAATGGCTGGCGCGTCTTCACCCGCGTCACTCTGCCTATGCTGGCCCCAGCGTTGGCCGCGGCCGCGCTGCTGGTGTTCATCTTTAACTTCACATCCTTTGGCGTCATTCTGGTGCTCGGCGGCCCGCGTTTTGCCACCCTGGAGACCGAGATCTATTACCAGACCGTGGCGCTATTCAACTTGCCCACCGCCGCCCTGCTGGCGATCCTGCAGTTGCTGTGCACGCTGGCGCTTACGATCGTATATACACGCCTCTCGGCACGGGTCTCGCGCCCCGTCGAGCAGCGCGCCCCGCGCCTGCGTTCGCTGAAAGCGCAGCCTGCCCGCTGGCTCAGCGCTGTGTTCTTAGCGGCGTTGGCGCTCTTCTTCGTTGCGCCGCTGGGCGGGCTGGCCGCCCGCTCGGTCACACGGCTGGAGACGGACCGCCGCCAGGAGGCCGCTGCGCCAGGTTTTACGCTGGACTATTACCGCGCCCTGGGCGATGACCCGCGCAACAACATCTTCTTTGCCCCACCGCTGCGCGCCGTGCAGACTTCGCTCGTATATGCGGGCGCCACAGTCGCGCTGGCCTTGTTTATCGGCCTGCCTGCTTCCTGGCTGCTGGCGAACGAAGCCGCTGCTCGTAGTCGCCTTGTTCGTTTGCTTGACCCGCTGCTGATGCTGCCGCTCGGCACCTCGGCGCTCACACTGGGGCTTGGCTTCATCGTGGCGTTGGATACGCCACCGCTGGATCTGCGCGCTTCGCCTTTGTTAGTCCCGCTGGCGCATACGCTAGTGGCGCTGCCCTTCGTGGTACGCAGCCTGGTGCCAGCTCTGCGCAGCATCCGCCCACGGCTGCGCCAGGCTGCTGCCGTGCTGGGCGCCGCGCCCGCGCAGGTGTTGCGCACCATCGATGTGCCGCTGGTCGGTCGCGCTATTTTGGCGGCCGCGCTGTTCGCCTTCGCCATCTCCGTCGGCGAATTTGGCGCCACCGCACTCATCGCCCGGCCGGAATATCCCACCATGCCGGTGCTCATTTACCGTCTGTTGGCCCAGCCCGGCGCATTGACCTACGGCCAGGCCATGGCGCTCAGCACTTTGTTGATGGTCTTCACTGGCGGCGGTATGCTGCTGATCGAGCGGCTGCGCATTGCAGACGTGGGAGAGTTCTAG
- a CDS encoding asparaginase gives MGEPGFRPVFSLSRGGQQESLHYGAIAVVSLNGDLIASCGDPYLKAFLRSAAKPFQVMPFVLAGGLSHYGITPQELALMCASHSGTDEHVAVLHGLMKKTGVAEAQLQCGTHPPYHAPTAERLQRDGKRATPERHNCSGKHTGMLAYARMRGWDADSYVELEHPLQQEILGLFAEMAGMQISEIAIGIDGCSAPNWAAPLYNTALAYARLADPSGLSAERAEACVQIADAMRAHPDMVGGPDRFDTSLMQVTAGQMVTKVGADGFQAIGLAPGVLGPGAPAAGIALKIADGDARKWANHAVALEVLRQLGVLSLEQLSALSSYGPQRPVTNWSGITVGMAEPVFTLERA, from the coding sequence ATGGGTGAACCTGGCTTTCGCCCAGTCTTTAGCCTTAGCCGCGGGGGTCAGCAGGAATCGCTGCACTATGGCGCCATTGCCGTTGTCAGCCTCAATGGGGACCTGATCGCCTCGTGCGGCGATCCATATCTAAAAGCCTTCCTCCGTTCAGCAGCCAAGCCGTTCCAAGTCATGCCTTTTGTGCTGGCGGGCGGTTTGAGCCATTATGGCATCACTCCACAGGAGCTGGCGCTGATGTGTGCGTCCCACTCCGGCACAGATGAGCATGTGGCCGTCCTGCATGGGCTGATGAAAAAGACCGGCGTTGCCGAGGCGCAATTGCAATGCGGTACACACCCGCCGTATCACGCCCCCACCGCCGAGCGTTTGCAACGAGATGGCAAGCGCGCCACCCCTGAGCGGCATAACTGCTCAGGCAAGCACACCGGCATGCTGGCCTATGCGCGCATGCGCGGCTGGGACGCGGATAGCTATGTGGAACTTGAGCACCCGTTGCAGCAGGAAATTCTCGGCCTGTTTGCTGAGATGGCCGGTATGCAGATCAGCGAGATTGCCATTGGCATTGACGGCTGCTCGGCGCCCAACTGGGCCGCGCCGCTGTACAACACCGCATTGGCCTATGCCCGCCTGGCTGACCCCAGCGGCTTGTCTGCAGAGCGTGCCGAGGCCTGTGTGCAGATCGCTGACGCCATGCGCGCCCATCCCGATATGGTCGGCGGCCCGGATCGGTTTGACACCAGCCTCATGCAAGTGACTGCAGGCCAAATGGTCACCAAGGTCGGCGCCGATGGCTTTCAGGCCATCGGCCTGGCGCCTGGTGTGCTCGGCCCCGGCGCGCCCGCGGCTGGCATTGCCCTCAAGATCGCCGATGGGGATGCGCGCAAGTGGGCTAACCATGCCGTAGCGCTGGAAGTGTTGCGCCAGCTCGGCGTCCTAAGCCTTGAGCAATTATCCGCTCTCAGCAGTTACGGTCCGCAGCGCCCCGTCACCAATTGGAGCGGCATCACCGTTGGCATGGCTGAACCGGTCTTCACGCTGGAGCGTGCATGA
- a CDS encoding thiamine diphosphokinase → MQYPTSGITQEVFVLHALIFANGELELPASGLPAADLLIAADGGSRHCRTLGVYPHLLVGDLDSLEPALQTDLKAHGVQLLAHPARKNETDFELALLYAQEAGANAVTVIGGLGRRWDHSLANLLLAADARFTDLPITFLHGPQRLFPVRRHVQLDAPLGSRVSLIPLAGDALGVTTHGLEYPLNAERIPFGSSRGVSNVVAAGDAHITLEGGLLLCVLTPADYD, encoded by the coding sequence ATGCAGTACCCAACCTCCGGCATCACGCAGGAGGTTTTTGTTTTGCACGCACTGATCTTTGCCAACGGTGAATTGGAGTTGCCCGCCAGTGGCTTGCCTGCTGCTGACTTGCTGATCGCAGCGGATGGCGGCTCGCGCCACTGCCGTACGCTAGGGGTATATCCGCACCTGTTGGTTGGCGATCTGGATTCGCTGGAGCCTGCGCTCCAGACGGACCTCAAAGCCCATGGCGTGCAACTGCTCGCCCACCCGGCCCGCAAAAATGAGACTGACTTTGAGTTGGCGTTGCTGTATGCGCAGGAGGCTGGCGCCAATGCCGTTACCGTCATCGGCGGCTTGGGCCGTCGTTGGGATCACAGCCTGGCTAACCTGTTGCTGGCCGCGGATGCGCGCTTTACTGATCTGCCCATCACCTTCCTGCACGGCCCTCAGCGCCTATTCCCTGTTCGCCGCCATGTGCAGCTGGATGCGCCGTTGGGTAGTCGCGTTTCGTTGATCCCTCTGGCGGGCGATGCGCTGGGCGTAACCACGCACGGGCTGGAATATCCCCTGAACGCCGAGCGGATCCCGTTCGGCAGCAGCCGTGGCGTCAGCAATGTAGTGGCCGCTGGCGATGCACACATCACACTTGAAGGTGGGCTGCTGCTGTGCGTGCTCACGCCCGCCGACTATGACTAA
- a CDS encoding DUF402 domain-containing protein, giving the protein MTDIKVLKQNPAGQLMYEWNGQLISYTDHEAVVEALFNAESGQMVDISLSKGDHFLESYYDDRWYNIFEVRDKDDGHLKGWYCNISAPAVITPAQIIFRDFALDLLVYPDGRQVVLDEDEFEALECTTEERRLALQGLAALQAHFRQRFDK; this is encoded by the coding sequence ATGACTGATATCAAGGTATTGAAACAAAACCCGGCTGGCCAGTTGATGTACGAATGGAACGGCCAGTTGATTAGCTATACCGATCACGAAGCTGTGGTCGAGGCGCTCTTCAACGCGGAGAGCGGCCAGATGGTGGATATTTCGCTGAGCAAAGGCGACCATTTTCTGGAAAGCTACTACGATGATCGTTGGTACAACATCTTTGAGGTGCGCGACAAGGATGATGGTCATCTCAAAGGCTGGTACTGCAATATCTCTGCGCCGGCAGTGATCACGCCGGCGCAGATCATCTTCCGGGATTTTGCGCTGGATCTGCTGGTCTACCCTGACGGGCGTCAGGTGGTTCTTGACGAAGACGAGTTCGAAGCGCTGGAGTGCACAACTGAGGAGCGGCGGCTAGCCCTGCAAGGGCTAGCCGCGCTGCAAGCGCACTTCAGGCAACGCTTTGACAAATAA
- a CDS encoding ABC transporter ATP-binding protein: MLELRNITKRYDNKPILAGIDLRVEQGEVLALLGPSGSGKSTLLSIVAGLETPDSGQVLWDGVDVTHTPPHRRGFGLMFQDYALFPHRDVFGNVAFGLQMAGHSVEKITDRVGQVLHLVGLDGFERRDVTSLSGGEQQRVALARALAPAPHLLMLDEPLGSLDRALRTRLLAQLAEILRGEGLTSLYITHDQEEAYAIADRVAILNAGQLAQLGKPEELYRQPATEFVARFLGMQNLFPARIQDGLAHTPFGAVPVGDQPPGEATLLLRPDSLRLGADGSYALHGTLQRKQFRGSQWLAEVAVQDATLALELPSSAKLPAVGEAIDLSFDPAEALRIFRND, from the coding sequence GTGCTGGAACTGCGCAACATCACCAAGCGGTATGACAACAAGCCCATCTTGGCGGGGATCGACCTGCGCGTAGAGCAGGGCGAGGTGTTGGCTTTGCTTGGTCCCAGCGGCAGCGGCAAGTCCACGTTGCTATCCATCGTCGCTGGCTTGGAAACACCAGACAGCGGCCAGGTGCTGTGGGACGGCGTGGATGTCACCCACACACCGCCGCACCGCCGCGGCTTTGGGCTTATGTTCCAGGATTATGCGCTCTTCCCCCATCGGGATGTGTTCGGTAATGTGGCCTTTGGTTTGCAAATGGCCGGGCACTCTGTCGAGAAGATCACTGACCGCGTTGGCCAGGTATTACATCTTGTCGGCCTCGATGGCTTTGAGCGCCGCGATGTCACCAGCCTCTCCGGCGGCGAGCAGCAGCGCGTGGCGCTAGCGCGGGCGCTGGCGCCCGCGCCGCACCTGCTGATGCTGGACGAGCCGCTCGGCTCGCTGGACCGCGCCTTGCGCACGCGCCTGCTGGCGCAACTGGCCGAGATCCTGCGCGGTGAGGGCCTAACCAGCTTGTACATCACCCATGACCAGGAGGAGGCCTATGCCATCGCCGACCGAGTGGCGATTTTGAATGCAGGCCAACTGGCACAACTTGGCAAGCCCGAGGAGCTGTATCGCCAGCCCGCAACTGAGTTCGTGGCGCGCTTCCTGGGTATGCAAAATCTCTTCCCAGCCCGCATCCAAGACGGGCTGGCGCACACGCCGTTCGGAGCGGTGCCGGTTGGCGATCAGCCGCCGGGCGAAGCCACGCTTCTGCTGCGGCCCGACAGCCTACGCCTGGGCGCGGATGGCTCGTACGCTCTGCATGGCACCCTGCAGCGTAAGCAGTTCCGCGGCAGCCAGTGGCTGGCGGAAGTGGCGGTGCAAGATGCTACGCTTGCACTAGAATTGCCATCCAGTGCAAAACTGCCTGCCGTCGGCGAAGCGATCGATCTGAGCTTTGACCCGGCCGAAGCGCTGCGCATTTTCCGCAATGACTGA
- a CDS encoding endonuclease III → MKALARRAVAIHERLLDFFGEPEWRTPLPALDELVSTILSQNTNDVNRDVAFFALKDKFATWEEVRDAPAKSIIAAIRPAGLANQKGPRIKTVLQAITKERGELSLDFLKDYTADDARNWLTQFNGVGPKTAAIVLQFSLDIPAFPVDTHVYRVSGRLGLRPAGMNVEKAHPYLESLFPPDTYYAAHLNIIRLGREICMARKPNCPACPVKDLCDYYAANYKNGKPLN, encoded by the coding sequence ATGAAGGCTCTGGCGCGCCGCGCTGTGGCTATCCATGAGCGTCTCCTTGATTTCTTCGGAGAGCCGGAGTGGCGCACTCCGCTGCCCGCCCTGGACGAGCTGGTCTCAACCATCCTTTCGCAGAACACCAATGACGTCAACAGAGATGTCGCCTTCTTTGCGCTCAAGGACAAATTCGCCACCTGGGAAGAGGTGCGTGACGCACCCGCTAAGTCCATCATTGCCGCCATTCGCCCAGCCGGGCTGGCCAATCAAAAAGGGCCGCGCATCAAAACCGTGCTACAGGCCATCACCAAAGAGCGCGGTGAGCTCTCACTGGATTTCTTGAAAGACTATACGGCCGATGATGCTCGCAACTGGCTGACCCAGTTCAACGGCGTTGGCCCCAAGACCGCCGCGATTGTCTTGCAATTCTCGCTGGATATTCCCGCCTTCCCCGTGGATACGCACGTCTATCGCGTCTCAGGCCGCCTGGGCCTGCGCCCGGCCGGCATGAACGTAGAGAAAGCACATCCATATCTGGAATCACTCTTCCCCCCAGATACGTACTATGCTGCCCACTTGAACATCATTCGTCTGGGGCGCGAGATCTGCATGGCGCGCAAACCCAATTGCCCTGCTTGCCCCGTAAAAGATCTGTGCGATTATTACGCCGCAAATTACAAAAACGGTAAGCCGCTGAACTAG
- the surE gene encoding 5'/3'-nucleotidase SurE: MKILVTNDDGITHPGLLALVNAVKPLGEVTVLAPDRNWSASGHVKTLHRPLRVKPTQLPDGTPAHMSDGAPSDCIALALLGYFDHSFDLVVSGINPYANIGDDVTYSGTVTAAMEAAIGGLPGVAFSLDSPIGLNSQRDFSAAAAICQRVAMRVAAGGLPRHTLLNVNIPYLALEQIKGMQVTRLGLRVYRDELVRRTDPQHNPYYWIGGEAPTGQPDEGTEVGALQAGYVSITPLQMDMTAYNLLPELATWQW, translated from the coding sequence ATGAAGATACTGGTAACCAATGATGATGGCATCACCCATCCCGGCCTTCTGGCCCTGGTGAACGCCGTAAAACCCCTGGGAGAAGTGACCGTACTCGCCCCAGACCGCAACTGGAGCGCCTCCGGCCACGTCAAGACCCTCCACCGCCCCCTGCGGGTCAAGCCCACCCAGCTGCCTGACGGCACTCCCGCCCATATGAGCGACGGGGCACCTTCAGATTGTATTGCCCTGGCTCTGCTGGGCTACTTCGACCACTCGTTTGACCTGGTGGTCTCCGGCATCAACCCCTACGCCAACATTGGCGACGATGTCACCTACTCCGGGACCGTCACCGCCGCCATGGAAGCCGCCATCGGCGGCCTGCCGGGCGTGGCCTTCTCGCTCGATTCGCCCATTGGCCTCAACAGCCAGCGAGATTTCAGCGCCGCCGCCGCCATTTGCCAGCGCGTCGCCATGCGCGTGGCAGCCGGCGGCCTGCCGCGCCACACCCTGCTCAATGTCAACATTCCCTACCTGGCGCTCGAGCAGATCAAAGGCATGCAGGTCACCCGCCTGGGGCTGCGCGTCTATCGCGATGAGCTGGTACGCCGCACTGACCCGCAGCACAACCCGTATTACTGGATCGGCGGCGAGGCGCCTACCGGCCAGCCGGATGAAGGCACCGAGGTGGGCGCATTGCAAGCCGGCTACGTCTCGATAACGCCGCTGCAAATGGATATGACCGCCTACAATCTGCTGCCCGAGCTCGCCACCTGGCAGTGGTAG
- a CDS encoding DUF4126 domain-containing protein, which yields MDVLSGIFSAFGLSASAGLNAYIPLLVVSLLGRYTSLIELNSPWDTLTNGWIIGLLVALSAIEFFADKAPIVNHLNDAIQTFVRPAAGAIAFAASTQVIDGINPVVALAAGLLIAGTVHVAKAGVMRPAVTGVSGGTANVAVGLVEDVAAISVSLIAVLIPLIIGIVFIPLLALVIWMLWRRANRNAVQPTTS from the coding sequence ATGGACGTTTTGAGCGGTATCTTTTCTGCTTTTGGCCTTTCAGCCAGCGCGGGATTGAACGCCTACATCCCGCTGTTGGTCGTTTCCCTGCTGGGGCGTTACACCTCACTCATTGAGCTGAACTCCCCCTGGGACACGCTGACCAACGGCTGGATCATCGGCCTGCTGGTGGCCCTCTCTGCGATCGAATTCTTCGCAGACAAGGCCCCAATCGTCAACCACCTGAACGACGCCATCCAGACCTTTGTGCGGCCGGCAGCCGGCGCCATCGCCTTCGCCGCCAGCACCCAGGTCATTGATGGCATCAACCCGGTGGTGGCCCTGGCCGCCGGCCTGCTGATCGCCGGCACGGTGCACGTGGCCAAGGCTGGCGTCATGCGCCCGGCCGTCACTGGAGTAAGCGGCGGCACGGCCAATGTGGCCGTCGGCCTGGTGGAGGATGTGGCGGCCATCTCGGTATCCCTGATCGCCGTGCTCATCCCCCTGATCATTGGTATAGTCTTTATCCCATTGCTGGCTCTGGTGATCTGGATGCTGTGGCGCCGCGCCAACCGCAATGCGGTACAACCAACCACTAGCTAA
- a CDS encoding thiamine ABC transporter substrate-binding protein produces MAKKLVFATLALLLAACSAAAPQDPRTLTVMTHDSFAVSEEVVAAFQDEHDVTVTFLKMGDTGSATNAAVLAGDQPLADVFYGVDNTFLSRALDGNIFEPYESPLLAEIPDYFELDPEHRALPVDFGDVCLNYEKAYFAEAGIAPPANLEDLLKPEYKDLLAVQNPATSSPGLAFLLATIGHFGQDGYLDYWQGLVDNGVKVVNDWETAYYSEFSQWGGPRPIIVSYASSPPVELVFAEEPMDEPPTAAVVADGACFRQIEFVGILRGTQNRQLAEAWVDFMLSTTFQEDMPMQMFVFPVNENAQLQPEFVNYLQVPDETSVVSPADIAANREQWINAWTQVVLRQ; encoded by the coding sequence ATGGCTAAGAAACTTGTATTCGCCACTCTGGCCCTGCTGCTGGCTGCGTGCAGCGCAGCCGCGCCGCAAGACCCGCGCACCCTTACTGTAATGACGCATGACTCCTTCGCCGTCTCGGAAGAAGTCGTCGCCGCCTTCCAGGATGAGCACGATGTCACCGTAACTTTCCTCAAGATGGGCGACACCGGTTCCGCTACCAATGCCGCTGTATTGGCGGGCGATCAACCTCTGGCAGATGTCTTCTACGGCGTGGACAACACTTTCCTCAGCCGCGCTTTGGATGGCAATATCTTTGAACCCTACGAGTCGCCGCTGCTGGCCGAGATTCCCGACTACTTTGAACTCGACCCAGAGCACCGCGCCCTGCCCGTGGATTTTGGTGACGTGTGCCTGAACTATGAGAAAGCCTACTTTGCAGAGGCCGGCATTGCGCCGCCCGCCAACCTGGAAGACTTGCTGAAGCCGGAGTACAAAGATCTGCTGGCCGTGCAAAATCCAGCCACTTCCTCGCCCGGACTGGCCTTCTTGCTGGCCACCATCGGTCACTTTGGTCAGGATGGCTATTTGGATTACTGGCAGGGCCTGGTGGACAATGGCGTGAAGGTTGTCAACGACTGGGAGACGGCTTACTACTCTGAGTTCAGCCAGTGGGGCGGGCCGCGCCCCATCATCGTTTCCTATGCCTCCAGCCCGCCGGTTGAACTGGTATTTGCCGAAGAGCCCATGGACGAACCGCCCACCGCCGCCGTAGTGGCGGATGGTGCCTGCTTCCGCCAGATCGAATTTGTGGGCATCCTGCGTGGTACCCAGAACCGCCAGTTGGCTGAAGCCTGGGTGGACTTTATGCTTTCCACCACTTTTCAGGAGGACATGCCGATGCAAATGTTCGTTTTCCCTGTCAATGAGAACGCCCAACTGCAGCCGGAATTTGTAAACTATCTGCAAGTGCCCGACGAAACCTCAGTGGTCAGCCCGGCAGATATTGCCGCCAACCGCGAGCAATGGATCAATGCCTGGACCCAGGTGGTGTTACGCCAGTAA
- a CDS encoding pyridoxamine 5'-phosphate oxidase family protein, with amino-acid sequence MKASRPHMPGYGIQPAAKGGLLPWSFVSDQMLAARNYWVNTVREDGRPHAAPVWGLWHADSFFFSSGWDSRKARNLAANAAAVVHLESGDDVIVLEGEMEIVSPEGETKLLADLDKLYKAKYGFPFLGLGNIYRFKLQQAFAWKEANFPQTATRWQAE; translated from the coding sequence ATGAAAGCCAGCCGTCCCCACATGCCTGGCTATGGCATCCAGCCCGCTGCCAAAGGCGGGCTGTTGCCGTGGTCTTTTGTATCTGATCAGATGTTGGCCGCGCGCAACTACTGGGTCAACACCGTGCGTGAAGATGGCCGTCCGCATGCCGCTCCGGTATGGGGTCTGTGGCATGCGGATAGTTTCTTCTTCAGCTCTGGATGGGACTCGCGCAAAGCGCGCAACCTGGCTGCCAACGCCGCCGCGGTAGTCCACCTTGAAAGCGGTGACGACGTCATCGTCCTGGAAGGCGAGATGGAAATTGTCTCGCCAGAGGGCGAGACAAAACTGCTGGCCGACTTGGATAAGCTCTACAAAGCTAAATACGGCTTCCCCTTCCTTGGCCTGGGGAATATCTATCGATTCAAGCTGCAACAAGCCTTCGCCTGGAAAGAGGCCAACTTCCCCCAGACCGCCACGCGTTGGCAGGCTGAATAG